A portion of the Pseudopipra pipra isolate bDixPip1 chromosome 1, bDixPip1.hap1, whole genome shotgun sequence genome contains these proteins:
- the LOC135414315 gene encoding feather keratin B-4-like — translation MACYDLCRPCGPTPLANSCNEPCVRQCQDSTVLIQPSPVRVTFPGPIMTSFPQSSAVGSTAGAALGTELNVQGQPISGGFGTGGYGLGYGRGFGYGLGGLGCYANRGCSGIC, via the coding sequence ATGGCCTGCTACGACCTCTGCCGCCCCTGCGGACCCACcccgctggccaacagctgcaacgagccctgtgtcaggcagtgccaggactccaCCGTCCTCATCCAGCCCTCCCCCGTCCGCGTCACCTTCCCAGGGCCCATCAtgacctccttcccccagagctccGCCGTCGGATCCAccgcaggggctgccctgggcacggaGCTCAACgtccagggacagcccatctCTGGCGGCTTTGGGACCGGAGGCTACGGCCTGGGCTATGGCCGTGGCTTTGGCTACGGCCTGGGAGGCCTGGGCTGCTACGCcaacaggggctgctctggcatCTGCTGA